ATAGCTATACGCATATGAAGAATCATATGGATTCTCATCATGCTATACTACTTATCATCTGCTTTTTGTGGGAAacaatgattcaaaaatgttttttcaaatgatcaaaCAAGTTGTGATTTGATCTGAACATTTAGAGTTGGTTTAGTGAAGATCAGCTGTCAACTAAACAGTTTCCGTTGATGTGggcatttttgaacaatttcaagaCGTGAAACCGTGTTATTTCTATCAAGCTgacgtttaaaaattggaatcaaacatattaatgcttgaaaaaatttgtttcgcgTAGAAATTTTGTCATAGAGTTAACTTGTTCTAGTCGGTACGAAAATCAATGATAAATCAACCAAATCTTgaatttgttcaataaaatgttttttaaaacttttttaaagcaataataatctcaatatttaattattttttccaaatttcatcttgaaaactcgaataatCGCGAAATTTCGTCTGAAACTCATTTAATACCGTAAAAgtgtgcaagcgcgctccgtTGGACTTTccaattctcgattttcttaaCTCTCCCGATTTGAGGCGCTGTGTGGATCCATTTAAAATACTTGACAAATTACTTCATtaaatcattcaaaaagtcTCATCAAAGTGTTTTTACTGcagtaaaataaaatttgaaacacataaaatgtttttggatatctttattttgaattgaaacaaaaacaaaacttagAAAACattacagtgcatttttttttccactttcacGACATTAAAGGAGggcgcatttttcgaaatggtctcgccacgcgcttCAAAAATCAACGGACGGCGCGTGGCGAGATCATTCCGCTTAAATGCGACCCCCTTAAAGTCGCAGAAGTGGAAAAATTACACTGTATCAGGAATAAAAAATCCGCAAACCTTTAAaatctttctgaaatgttctgatgtttttggaaagttttgaaaatttgataagtaAATGTTTAAAAGTCTTTGGAATACTCCCGTAGCAAACAGAATAAAAAATCCTACACCGCGACAATGTCCTCACTCACCCTAACTCAATACCGCTTCCAAAGCTAAAAGCTCAAACTTTCTCAAACCACAGttattctacagtacccctacagtactgcTACAGTACCTCGACATTATACCCCACCAACTTCCAGCTCAATACCTCTTCAAAAgctataattcaaaatttcccaaactacagtacccctacaataatcctacagtacccctacagtactactacagtaccttgacattatctcCTCTAACTCCCAATCCAATACATCTTTagaagccaaaaattcaaattttcccaaactacagtaaccctaccgtatacctacctACATCAGGCggttttcaggatttttgcttcaaaacgGCTTCCTCGTCTTCGAAATGTCAGAAACTCGACCCGACAATAGATCTGTTCATTTTGCGAGAgtaagttttatatttttgaaaaaagcaattACAAAATATTATATCCGCGGCATTTTCCAACGGTTatctgactttttttttcagttgagtACTGACGATTCTCTTGACGACGAAACGGATGATCAAATGTGAGCTcactttttcctgaaaaaaaaattattttaaaaagttcccgagaagctgaaaataatgttccactttataatttgatttttaaattaaattttcagtgatgcCAGggaaaaatgtctcaaaaagaTCTCAATTCTAAAGAAATGTCTGCAAATTCAATCTCATGGCGCCGAAAATAGTCCAATCAATTGTTGAATTATCACttggtaaatttgaaaaattagattttaaaagtgaaaatcataatttcaGCGAACGATCTTCCACCGAAATTCGCTGAAGAAGCAGCAACAATTCTTGCAAATTATATCAAAGATGCCGGGTTTTACAAGAAAAGGAGACTTGCCGAGAAGGTAATAACTCCAGAACCGTGACTAATAATTAATGCTGGAAAGcacaaaaatatcaatacTAGGTCATTAATTTTCGAGcgaatacaaaaataattcatccattcaaatttttagttgcaaaattggaaaaatttagaaaatcatatattttttaatttcagtttttttttggaatttttggcaaaatacCGCCCTAGTAAActtaatatcaaaattttcagatttccaaaTTCGATTTCAACACAAAATGTCTAATTATACGTCATATTCGATTAGTCGGTGTCGATCAATTTCCAGTTGATATTTGCCTTTCAAGAGCTAGTAGACGTGGAACTATAAAAGATGGAATTATGAGATTCAAGAAGCCTAGCGAGTTGTCTCTGTAGATTAAGCCATTACATGAagcttattttcagaatgtaaACAAGCAATGGCTCATGGAGATAATAAATATGGTCGTCTTGGTATTGGATCGAATGATGAATCGGTTTCCAAGTGGCAGCATATCAAAATATCAGGAGAAGTAagctgaataaatttcattaaattctaaaaactcaatttataGATTCTCCGTGTCCACATTGGACCTTGTCACACTATTTTCGAATTGGCAAGTGGTGAATTATACGGATGTGGAAAAGCTTCAAATTTCTTAGAAGGTCCAGTTGATCCAGAATTGAATATTAATACTCCCGTCAAGTTGCAGTATTATACAGCCAATCCGATggtaagaaattgaaaaagttgtagaattttttaaaaccaataagattttataaaaattcaaaattgagaaaaattcttcgatttttttttaaagagaaaaccaaaaaatctccGAAacactttatttaaaaaataaccaacaaataaattttttccaaaaagttatctattcagaaaatatataactACTCAAATAAAAGCTGTCaacgtttttttcgaaataaaatttgcaaaaaaaagtacttTCCAGGTGCGCACAAAAATCATATTAACACCTGATTCTACCGAATTTATGGACTACAATGTTCTATCTAGTCTGATTATTGGACGATGCgaatcaaattcaaatattcgtTCATCTGGTGAtaactggaaaattcgaacaaAAAGAGAAGCGTTGgaagaaattcaagttttgaagGAAATTACAACGAAACGAGTTTTAGTTTCAGCATATGACGATGAAATGAATTTGCATTTTGAACGATTTGTGAGTTTGTCGAAAACGATTTGAACAGACTAACTTTTGACACGattgtgtttaaaaatttcgcgaccatgtgtcgatttacgcagctcgtgtacaCCTCAAGGAGAAGTGTGCAATTTTTCTTGCTAAACTAAGAAATTGAAACATCGAGAAACGAAAATCggtaaccaaaaatttccggtttttcaatttatccgTTTGGTTCAAAAACCCGGACCGGATCAACAAAGAAGTCAAAAACGCACTCTTCTCCTCAAGGAGTACACGAgcttcgtaaatcgacacttgGCGATCCTTTATATTATGAGCCAGATTGGAAGCAAAACtgccacaaaaaatttggactaaaaaataacaaaagtcGGCATTTTCTCTGCTCAAAACTAgacgataatttttttgtgaagcatcttttaaaatcaaaattttgtaacaaaTCAGTTTTTGGTTAGTTTTCGagcacaaaaatatttcaaataactttaCCAACTTCTTTTTCTTTAGATCAACGTTCGTGATGACTGCCAATGGGTCAGTTCAGACGGGAAACAAAAGGAAATTGTGTTCATTAGTGATGGGTTCCGTGTGGATTcggaaacattttggaaaaactacaCAATTTATACAAACGGGACGATTTGTGCATTCGCTGACAATAATATATACAGTGGAAAACTTGTATTATCAAAAGAAGGTGTAAATAGTTCTGACGAAGATAGTGACGATGAAGAATATGATGATGATATGTTTGATGAGAATATGAGAAACCGGGAATCTTTTAAATCATTGATTGAAAGAAATGGAGTTTTGGTGGCATTTATGAGTGAACGTATTATGACTTTTTCATTTGATGGACTCGCTATGTCGCCTAATGGTGAATCTATGTTCGTTTGGGTAAGACATGtttaagttggaaaattgatttaaacaACACACGCTCCGCCCCCAAACGCTGGGTCTCGTTGTGGCAGCAAAACCCGCAATTTTAAAcactttcaattattttttctgagttAGTTTGCTTTCAAgcattttgcaacttttttccgtcgttttgaatgttttttctttaaaaaacttcgaccaaaaactagaattttatttctccaaaaaagcagagaaaattaatttttttaaactataaagcatagaaaaaaaacgaaagtgtTTGATTATGAGCttcatttcatcaatttcaacataaaaacaattaaaaaaaaacggaaaatgcttgaaaatctGCTTCTTCCCCAAGTTTGGGCCTTTTCAGCTTCTTACCCAACTGTTGCCAACTTCTAACCAAGCGTATGCCCAAGTCTTACCCAACTTCAACATATTTAAAATAGAAGAATTTCAATGTAAATGAAAGAATTCACAGGGAAGCTTGTCCCTTCAAAGgcaaattctaaatatttttctctgatggctaacattattttttaaaaatgtacgaaaaaaatttgatttttattgccaTTTTGTCTAAGACTTCGGCACAACGGGAAATGCGATCAAAGTTCAACACACAGGTATAAATTGGCTAAGAAATAGGCAAAACTTGGGTAAGACTTGGGTAAGACTTGGGCGGGACGACGAGGCAGTCGacgacttttttcatttttgaggcGGCGCCCAACTCTTGCCCAAGGTTTACCCAAGTCTTGCCTACtccttataaatgtttttattttttgggcaagGCTTGGGTAAGAAGTTGCGAAGCCATGGGTAGGAAGCTGGCGGCAAACGCCGAGCATAGAGCGCGATTACCGATCAACTTCAAAAGACACAGtttaaactttgaattctGCGCTCTCATTAGAGTGAAAACTGagatattttcagttttcgaattaaaattgtattttttaaaaataaaaataaatatttgtttcagtCGAAATTCCCCGTCAATAAACAAGTGAAAAACTATCGTCCATCTGGGAAATCAAGTCCTTTCCTGTGCTCAAAAACTACGCCGAACTCTAAAATCAATGACGTCACTTCACTTTCGGACATTTTGAATTCAGTTTCTGAAACACCAATCTCATTACTCAATACACTATACAGAGATAATGGTAAGCTAGAAAAATAACAATCGAACACAAATGACTATTTTCAGCTTATCCTCGATTTCCCGAGCACATCCAAGTTCTTTTGGCGTTGAGACATTTTCTAAGAATCGATGGAAATACTGGAATTCCGTTGGTTTTGGCAAGTAATCTTCAAGATGATGGAAAtattaataaacaaaaaatgagaaaagaaatGCGTGCAGCATTGGATATTAgcttcaaaattccaattcttACTGTCAAAGCAAATTGGAGCATTGAGCAGAAAAAGCAGAGAAAGGCGGAAgtgttcgtttttttcttgtgaTTACGAAAAGGCTTGATACAAACTTTCAAGCTTGCTCATATTCAAAGATGgaaagattttccaaaatctttaGCATgaccatgtgtcgatttacacAGCTTGTGTACTCcttgaattttatttgattttgcagtttttggcAAACTAGTTTTAGACAAATTTCTTGTTTGTATTTCCAAATTGACATATTTACTGTTGAAAAAGTACATATTCTTGTCTCTCATAGATTTTAATAGAAACTAAAACCTCTGaatcagaaattgaaatggTACATACAAATACAATTAGCAAAAACGGTCCAAAATCAAGAACTTAAGAAACAGCAAAATCGTATCGCATATTTCGCCTCGGGGACtgcacgagctgcgtaaattgacgcatgacaaaaaaaatacggtaccgggtctcgacacggcaAGTTTTCTTAAATGTGAaagcctttaaggagtactgtaggtcctaactttttcttttattttcaataatttatttagaaaaaattaattttcagaagacgcaaggaaaactttttaaaaaatcgaagaaaattcggctacagtactccttaacgGCACATATACTTTCACATTTAAGAAAATTggccgtgtcgagacccgatatcatattttttaaataaagtaaaaaagtaatggctttgtttttcaaattttaggtaGAGgacaaatcacaaaaattttcctcgaaatccgaacaagaaaaattcaaaaattcaaaaatttcctctCACTACTACTTACTACTAAAGTAACATTTACTAAAGTAACAGtgaacaaatctgaaaatttttaaagaaatttttaaagctaaaatccaagaatttaaaaaagacagcatttattttataatagaattttcagaagagaAAAGTCAGaattatatttgaatgaaCTAATCAAAGATGTGTCCGCTCTTATGGAGAAATTGAACACAGTTCCATTGAAATATCGAGCAAATGGATTGGAAGTTGAATTTGCGAAATAGTAagttattttataattttccgtTGATTAATTCCACTTTACAGCATCAATGATATATTTTGTGTTTCCTTCGATCCACCAGGAGAAACCGATGAAGTTActataaaatctgaaaactgccTGACTCCTCAAACAACAggcgaaaaaatgttcaagctTGGACATTGTGAAAGAGCATTGAATGAGAGGGTTAAAGAGGGCGATATCGATGGAAATGAGCCCAGATTCAAGCTTATTCGAGTAAGATTGTATGGAAAATTACgttttattgaaaacgatTAATTTCAGGTCGAAGCTGTTCAAATTCTGACGGATCGAGGTGTATTTGTTAGTGGAGTTGAATCCAAATTTCAGACGTTTTCCGATGAAGTTACCGAATTTCGAATTAAATGTTTTGATGAAGCTTTGCTAAACCatattgatgaaaattatGTGTTGAATTTGAATGTGGTAAGATCTAgttgaaaaagaaactttaccacatttttttaattgaaaat
This is a stretch of genomic DNA from Caenorhabditis elegans chromosome V. It encodes these proteins:
- the F58D12.3 gene encoding SWIB domain-containing protein (Partially confirmed by transcript evidence); the protein is MAPKIVQSIVELSLANDLPPKFAEEAATILANYIKDAGFYKKRRLAEKISKFDFNTKCLIIRHIRLVGVDQFPVDICLSRASRRGTIKDGIMRFKKPKCKQAMAHGDNKYGRLGIGSNDESVSKWQHIKISGEILRVHIGPCHTIFELASGELYGCGKASNFLEGPVDPELNINTPVKLQYYTANPMVRTKIILTPDSTEFMDYNVLSSLIIGRCESNSNIRSSGDNWKIRTKREALEEIQVLKEITTKRVLVSAYDDEMNLHFERFINVRDDCQWVSSDGKQKEIVFISDGFRVDSETFWKNYTIYTNGTICAFADNNIYSGKLVLSKEGVNSSDEDSDDEEYDDDMFDENMRNRESFKSLIERNGVLVAFMSERIMTFSFDGLAMSPNGESMFVWSKFPVNKQVKNYRPSGKSSPFLCSKTTPNSKINDVTSLSDILNSVSETPISLLNTLYRDNAYPRFPEHIQVLLALRHFLRIDGNTGIPLVLASNLQDDGNINKQKMRKEMRAALDISFKIPILTVKANWSIEQKKQRKAEVREKSELYLNELIKDVSALMEKLNTVPLKYRANGLEVEFAKYINDIFCVSFDPPGETDEVTIKSENCLTPQTTGEKMFKLGHCERALNERVKEGDIDGNEPRFKLIRVEAVQILTDRGVFVSGVESKFQTFSDEVTEFRIKCFDEALLNHIDENYVLNLNVAYLHHENTTKFIEAMDSFFLIREDFYYLDSLKW